The Natrinema caseinilyticum genomic sequence GGACCCGGGCTTCATGTCGTCGATCCCCGGCAGCGTCGAGATCGTCACCGCCCCGGTCTCGGTCTGCCACCAGGTATCGACCACGGGGCAGTCGCCGCCGCCGACGGTATCGCGGTACCAGTTCCAGGGACGGGGACTGATCGGCTCGCCGACCGTCCCGAGCAAACGGAGACTCGAGAGGTCGTGCTGGTCGGGATACTCGGCGCCCCACTTCATGAACGCGCGGATGGCCGTCGGCGCGGTGTAGAAGATGTCGACTGCGTTCCGGTCGACGATCTCCCAGAGCCGATCGCGGTCCGGGTAGTCCGGCGTTCCTTCGTACATCACGGTCGTCGTCCCGAGCGCGAGCGGACCGTACACGATGTAGGAGTGGCCGGTGATCCAGCCGATGTCGGCGGCACACCAGTACGTGTCGGCGGGCTTTACGTCGAGTACGGCATGACTCGTCCACGCAACGTGGGCGAGATAGCCGCCGGTCGCGTGGACGACGCCCTTCGGTTCGCCCGTCGTCCCCGACGTGTACATCAGAAACAGCATGTCCTCCGCCTCGCGGGAGACCGGCTCGACGGTTTCGCCCGCGAACTCGTCGCGAAGCTCGTGGTAGTCCCACTCGTCCTCGCCGAGGACGTGAGGCAGGTCGTCGCCGAGCCGATCGACGACGACCGTTCGGACGTCCTGCTCGAGGCCGATTCGGGCGTTGTCGGCCTTGCTCTTCTGGTTGAAGGCGTCCCCGCGGCGGTAATAGCCGTCGCAGGTGACGAGATACTCGCTGTCGGCGGCTTCCATTCGGGTCGCGAGCGCGTCGGCGGAGAGCCCGGCGAACACGACGCTGTGCGGTGCGCCGATGCGCGCGCAGGCCAGCATCGCGATCGGCAGTTCCGGGATCATCGGCAGGTAGACCGTAACGACGTCGTCTTCCTCGACGCCGAGTTCCCGCAGGGCTGCCGCGAATTCGTTCACCTCGACGTACAGATCCCGATAGGTGTAGGTCCGGCGCTCGCCTTGCTTTCCCTCCCAGCGGATCGCGGCGTGGTTCTTCCGGCCCGCCTCGAGGTGGCGATCCAGACAGTTGTACGCGGCGTTCAGCCGACCGTCGGGGAACCACCGGTAAAAGGGCGGGTCCGTGTCCTCGAGGACGGTTTCGTACTCGTCGTCCCACGAGAGGAGGTCGGCTGCTCGTCTCCAGCACGTCGGCCAGTTGTCCGCGAACGCCTCGTAGATGCCCGCATCACTCACGTTCGCCTGCTCGACGAACGACTGTGGCGGGCTGTGGGTGGACCCCGTCGACCGTGTGGTATCTCGGTCCCACCCGTTCCGATCGTCCATATTTCGTGCGAACCGTAGTCGGTCAACGGAATAAACGTTCCTCCAAATCGCCGTGCCGTGTGCGATTCGTGAGTACCGTCTGCGCCGCGAGGTGAGCCGTCCCCGTCCACCTCGACTGATCGCGCCGGTCGCTTGGACCGTTAGAGCTCATTTTGCGTCGAGTCGATATCGGTCAGCTCCGCCGGGTCGACGTCGTCGTCAGGTTCCCGAACCACGTAGACGTCGTAGCGCTGATCGTTCGCGACGGGGCTCCCGACGCTCGACTGGGGTGCGATGACCGACCCGGCGTTTTCCGAGCCGATGAAGACGACCGACGCGTCTATTTCGCCGGCGATCCGCCGGATCTCGCGGACGACGTTCGTCGTCGAGGTCGCAGTCGGCTCTTCCGAACTCACTCGCTCGACTCGAACGGTCGCCGCGGGCGCGACCTCGCTGGCGCGACGCTGCATTCCCTCGGCGATCGCTTCCGGATCGAACGGTTCGCCCTCGGTGATCCAGCCTCGGTCCCGCGCGTACCCGGCGTCGTCCGGAACGACGGTCGCCACGACGACCTCCTCGTCGAGGAGGTCGCCGAACGTCGACGCCCGTTCCAGTGCTTGCGTCGCCAACTCCGAGCCGTCGAAGGGTACGAGGAGTGACATACGGCTAGCTCACACGACAGCGAAGGTAAGTGTTCTCCCTCCACCACCAGCCTGCCGTCCGTATCGGCAGTTTCCGCCGGTATCGTCCGTCACTCCGCACTGGCAGTTTCCGCCGGTATCGTCCGTCGTTCCGTGCCCGCTCTTCCCGCGGTTCCGCTCGGTTCTCCGTCGGTTCCTGACGGCCGCGTCCCGACCGCCGTTCTCAGTTCGCCCCGGAAGACGATCCGCTCGCGTCCCCGACGACCAGAACCGTGCGATCTGCGACCCTGACGACCCGGTCCACCGTACTCCCGAGCAGGGCGCCTCTGAACGACGACCGGCCGCGAGCGCCGACGACGATGACGTCGATGTCCGTCTCGGCGGCGTACTCGAGTATCTCTTCGTGGGGGACACCGGTCCGAATCGTCGTCTCGACGGCCAGGTCGGCATCCGCTGCCGCCGCCTCGAGGTCCGCGAGCCAGTCCGCTGCCTGCTCCCGGAGGTGTTGTTCGACCTCGTCGGGATCGACGATCCCCGTGTCGTAGGCGGTCCGGACGTCGACGACAGTGATCCCGTACAGGGCCGCGTCGAATCGCTTCGCGAGTTCGAGACCGTGTGTTACCGCCGTCTCGGCGGTCTCGCTCCCGTCGGTCGCGACCAGAATGGAATCGTACATGCTCGCACGTATGGCCCGCCGCGAGAAAGAACTGTGCCCCGCCGGCGGGCGATCTGACCCGATCGCCGTCCCTCGAGCGGGACGCTCCCGGTGGCGTATAGCGCCTCAGCGACGGGCACGGAATCGTCACAGCGCTGGTTGGGCCCACAGCGCTGCCTGGAGCAGTGGGATCTCTGCGCGTGCGCAGTCGCGCGAGCGTTCGACGGA encodes the following:
- the acs gene encoding acetate--CoA ligase; this encodes MDDRNGWDRDTTRSTGSTHSPPQSFVEQANVSDAGIYEAFADNWPTCWRRAADLLSWDDEYETVLEDTDPPFYRWFPDGRLNAAYNCLDRHLEAGRKNHAAIRWEGKQGERRTYTYRDLYVEVNEFAAALRELGVEEDDVVTVYLPMIPELPIAMLACARIGAPHSVVFAGLSADALATRMEAADSEYLVTCDGYYRRGDAFNQKSKADNARIGLEQDVRTVVVDRLGDDLPHVLGEDEWDYHELRDEFAGETVEPVSREAEDMLFLMYTSGTTGEPKGVVHATGGYLAHVAWTSHAVLDVKPADTYWCAADIGWITGHSYIVYGPLALGTTTVMYEGTPDYPDRDRLWEIVDRNAVDIFYTAPTAIRAFMKWGAEYPDQHDLSSLRLLGTVGEPISPRPWNWYRDTVGGGDCPVVDTWWQTETGAVTISTLPGIDDMKPGSAGPALPGIDVQIVDQAGEEVAPGEAGYLTITRPWPGMARTLYDNDERFVAEYWQRFSDPDTGEWRYFSGDTARIDENGYISVLGRVDDVITVSGHRLGTMEIESAIADIDGIAEAAVVGRSSETGDTEIYAYVSTERSREANAAVRRAIFENIESAIGPVARPEAVVFTPELPKTRSGKIMRRLLEDVANGEELGDTSALRNPEIVGEIQAEIEGEAGGRRS
- a CDS encoding universal stress protein, which codes for MSLLVPFDGSELATQALERASTFGDLLDEEVVVATVVPDDAGYARDRGWITEGEPFDPEAIAEGMQRRASEVAPAATVRVERVSSEEPTATSTTNVVREIRRIAGEIDASVVFIGSENAGSVIAPQSSVGSPVANDQRYDVYVVREPDDDVDPAELTDIDSTQNEL
- a CDS encoding universal stress protein, producing MYDSILVATDGSETAETAVTHGLELAKRFDAALYGITVVDVRTAYDTGIVDPDEVEQHLREQAADWLADLEAAAADADLAVETTIRTGVPHEEILEYAAETDIDVIVVGARGRSSFRGALLGSTVDRVVRVADRTVLVVGDASGSSSGAN